A window from Diachasmimorpha longicaudata isolate KC_UGA_2023 chromosome 5, iyDiaLong2, whole genome shotgun sequence encodes these proteins:
- the LOC135162285 gene encoding transcription factor egl-46-like yields MLHSTLPRAFLPAPSLCYLGGYYGDTVHPYPPVTRFVPLETPYTFPHQELPRPVSPSPLDLSLKPCASTTPQTNDESETIEVDDVEDYPEKSYPSPWAFDSPRPYVYEDAQHDDKHHAPKSPLYPEIPQEYRTPSSSPVTPPKAQTSPHLRSMPNYQQQLLTPQHHLQLHAPMTPPSTPSPPQCPRRRPRDEDETPVTPTSSTSKSTVFDKGLQRPKKKHARRLKFDEDTSSPVSGTVILGPDEAVVTGDIDPAFNIVEVTEEARAELAKIENRLGPYQCKLCRHLHEDAFQLAQHRCSRIAHVEYRCPECDKRFSCPANLASHRRWHKPRIPTGETGAGGTAGEIPCGKCEAKFSRQAALRKHLVTQHPEASGDSMDSGLGGKIGGPLATTSAAGDVA; encoded by the coding sequence ATGCTGCACAGCACACTTCCCCGGGCATTTCTGCCGGCGCCAAGTCTGTGCTACCTCGGTGGATACTACGGTGACACGGTGCACCCCTACCCACCGGTAACGCGTTTCGTCCCCCTGGAGACGCCCTACACCTTCCCACACCAGGAGCTACCGAGACCAGTGAGCCCAAGTCCCCTGGACCTGTCGCTGAAGCCGTGCGCCTCAACGACACCTCAAACGAACGATGAATCCGAGACAATTGAGGTGGACGACGTCGAGGATTACCCGGAGAAGAGCTACCCCAGCCCCTGGGCCTTCGACTCACCGCGTCCCTACGTCTACGAGGACGCCCAACACGATGACAAGCATCACGCGCCAAAGTCACCACTCTACCCGGAGATCCCCCAGGAGTACCGGACCCCATCATCGAGTCCGGTGACACCTCCCAAGGCCCAGACATCGCCGCATCTTCGATCAATGCCGAATTATCAACAACAACTGCTGACACCGCAGCATCATCTCCAACTCCACGCACCAATGACACCACCCAGCACACCATCACCACCCCAGTGCCCTCGACGTCGGCCACGTGACGAGGATGAGACACCAGTAACACCAACATCATCAACATCAAAGTCCACGGTATTTGATAAAGGGCTCCAACGACCCAAGAAGAAACACGCGAGACGATTGAAATTCGACGAGGACACCAGCAGTCCAGTTTCTGGGACTGTCATCCTCGGTCCCGACGAGGCCGTTGTCACTGGTGACATCGATCCTGCTTTTAATATCGTCGAGGTGACCGAGGAGGCACGCGCTGAACTTGCGAAAATTGAGAATCGATTGGGCCCTTACCAGTGCAAATTGTGCCGTCATCTTCATGAAGATGCCTTCCAACTGGCCCAGCACAGGTGCTCGAGAATTGCTCATGTCGAGTACAGGTGTCCGGAGTGTGACAAACGATTCTCGTGTCCTGCTAATTTGGCGTCACACAGGCGATGGCATAAGCCGAGAATTCCAACAGGGGAGACTGGCGCGGGTGGGACCGCTGGGGAAATTCCCTGCGGCAAGTGCGAGGCCAAGTTCTCCAGGCAGGCGGCGTTGAGGAAGCACCTGGTGACGCAACATCCGGAGGCCAGCGGGGACAGTATGGATAGTGGATTGGGGGGGAAAATAGGGGGACCACTTGCTACCACTTCGGCTGCGGGGGACGTCGCCTGA
- the LOC135162143 gene encoding claspin: MEQVPEDTPADSGDKSDAPVDMENNSPASTSEAATVHPDEAPSSGHDDDKDEVMPDKPRNGKRSRVIFNSDSEDEPLEKMGNGSKDDDSDDDTLGRVKRAKSGFSKVRVESDSDSDHHVQGEDNTTPVTEQLNHKSTKISSLIDSESEEESPRPDCNEEEPPRRNSSPKKSKNVKKPINQSKRAAKDDALNRIRSETQRLIRESSVCLPYHRPKQRTLDDFLSRKKISAALPKATTTASRLKISASIVNQVLKEKEKEAEIFYKSSDSEEDLDDQEELPPPPEPEKQSIEETQKLQKVDVHNRQQIIHNGSLEFGVPRKLFMEGASPGPPGDTLEERTDEEGNLPQKEFKRGLKEASVPRKLFDDGFDEGAGTPSENKHVLDLESRVGLTIPGESPEDILGASESPGEPAETLEGSLEPLKEITCEENGKSEDFAISETPLVPNKEFMKINVRHCPLKKPEDVGKSMEDKEVEEDTERNDSHDHGPSLQKSSAEEERNDFVTPQMPITILAPPPAPQIIKKAVLLNATKEPKLRGNPGMMIDLTHVSRPDKAAVDSLVDRFFTKHAAVAKNEDKDSEVTILNTEVTPSGLKIIRDTLSYKTKGDRYEDSELNKPGAKLLRLKEELEKKMAVKRNEEWKLREREVEALEDDEEEDDDEEKVMTVDDEEEGESEPEEDDVLVEDKERKRSAFEDDEAEVSGDDDISDDENEDQSDENGEDEEADDENEEEQEDEAEKEDEEGDELNKSKKFSRIIQLEDDSDEENDDASSSKKPFERTNTDVDIFADEEEVNSTQASQTCKTPSAMKKPLSLGSPLSEFSQLTSQSASASKNLFSNTQTSDFSPLITLTSPKPLSLTGELESVKNKLFEQDTSPVNDADLFDLCSGRFPDDDVNTQSSTKPNLKGLMDPVSSEKVTDSQLIGLCSGTFATQPEVPDNDRQDPDDDLRLTFDDEPVKIPEPNALDEEVPRNPLDIASSSEDEENTAPHDRKNMNDGKKKKVNKLVLSDDEDEFDKEKYSSDESELEGEPEDEKFVDYDSEENEVMIVPKKDIKKVAANYLEAEAELSESEWGSEDEDERDLDTYEAEEADTEEIDETLVRNQIGKIHARQVMDEDKRDVRMLKEMLFDDGDLHEDGQGRERKFRWKNIDKIGLEDAPTNEEDAGEEEIHEGDNELEWRKLRLERQKFLEEKSREEGDSELGGGQLFSLGLRALKRNHTSVLEAASRTEIVRKTIVPRSASELMQCSLKASRIVNTAAKRGSFLSRGDEVLARLAVMTKQADVVGLAPKKGANFVFSHLSPSVNGETEEGDGDDDEGREKGKLARKRKLPAGITPKATKKSKVEMERSSGKKLF; the protein is encoded by the exons ATGGAGCAAGTCCCGGAGGACACACCAGCCGACTCTGGGGATAAATCAG ATGCTCCAGTTGATATGGAAAACAATTCTCCAGCTTCAACTAGTGAAGCTGCAACAGTTCATCCTGATGAAGCACCTTCTAGTGGACATGATGATGATAAAGATGAGGTCATGCCTGACAAGCCCCGAAATGGAAAACGATCGCGAGTAATTTTTAACAGTGACTCCGAGGATGAACCTCttgaaaaaatgggaaatggtAGCAAAGATGATGACAGCGACGACGATACCTTGGGCAGGGTCAAAAGGGCGAAGAGTGGATTCTCCAAGGTTAGGGTAGAGAGTGATTCTGATTCAGATCATCATGTCCAGGGGGAGGATAATACAACTCCAGTGACAGAACAACTGAACCAC AAATCAACGAAGATATCGAGTTTAATCGACTCTGAGTCAGAAGAAGAATCTCCCCGCCCTGACTGTAACGAGGAAGAGCCCCCTCGCCGCAATTCCAGTCCAAAAAAGtcgaaaaatgtcaaaaaaccAATAAACCAGTCAAAGCGGGCAGCAAAAGACGACGCCCTAAACAGGATCAGAAGTGAAACCCAGCGTTTAATCCGAGAGTCGTCAGTCTGTCTTCCTTACCACAGACCCAAGCAGCGAACTTTGGACGACTTCCTGAGTCGAAAGAAAATTTCGGCAGCTCTTCCTAAAGCCACCACAACAGCTAGTAGATTAAAAATCTCAGCTTCCATAGTAAATCAAGTGCtgaaagagaaggagaaagAAGCTGAGATTTTTTACAAATCATCAGACTCCGAGGAAGACCTAGATGACCAGGAGGAACTCCCCCCACCACCAGAACCAGAGAAACAATCGATTGAGGAAACTCAGAAACTCCAGAAGGTGGACGTCCACAACAGACAGCAAATCATTCATAATGGATCCCTAGAGTTTGGAGTTCCAAGGAAATTATTCATGGAAGGAGCATCTCCAGGTCCTCCAGGTGACACGCTGGAAGAGAGGACAGATGAGGAGGGGAATCTTCCCCAGAAGGAGTTCAAACGAGGGCTGAAGGAGGCCAGCGTCCCCCGAAAGTTGTTTGATGATGGTTTTGACGAAGGCGCAGGCACGCCTTCAGAAAATAAACATGTATTGGATTTAGAGTCTCGAGTTGGTTTGACAATTCCTGGAGAATCTCCCGAGGACATCCTTGGAGCTTCAGAGAGTCCAGGGGAGCCGGCAGAGACACTTGAGGGATCTCTGGAGCCCCTGAAAGAGATAACTTGtgaagaaaatggaaaatcagaAGACTTTGCTATCTCAGAGACTCCTCTGGTACCCAACAAGGAGTTTATGAAAATCAATGTCAGGCATTGTCCTCTGAAGAAGCCTGAGGATGTTGGTAAATCTATGGAAGACAAGGAGGTAGAGGAAGATACCGAGAGAAATGATAGTCATGATCACGGGCCTTCCCTTCAAAAGAGCAGTGCCGAGGAGGAGAGGAATGATTTCGTGACCCCTCAAATGCCAATAACCATTCTAGCCCCACCCCCAGCTCCTCAGATCATCAAGAAAGCTGTTCTGCTGAACGCAACAAAGGAGCCCAAGCTCAGGGGAAATCCAGGAATGATGATTGACTTGACGCATGTATCGAGACCAGATAAAGCAGCTGTTGACAGTCTAGTCGATAGATTTTTCACGAAGCACGCAGCAGTTGCCAAGAATGAGGATAAAGATTCTGAGGTGACCATTCTGAATACAGAGGTGACTCCCAGTGGTTTGAAGATCATCAGGGACACGTTGTCGTATAAAACGAAAGGAGACAGGTATGAGGACAGTGAGTTGAACAAACCAGGAGCTAAATTATTGAGGCTGAAGGAGGAGTTGGAGAAGAAGATGGCGGTTAAGAGGAATGAGGAGTGGAAGTTGAGGGAGAGGGAGGTGGAGGCCTTGGAGGATGATGAAGAGGAGGACGACGATGAGGAGAAGGTAATGACGGTTGATGATGAGGAGGAAGGGGAAAGTGAACCTGAGGAGGATGACGTTCTCGTTGAGGACAAGGAGAGGAAGAGGAGTGCATTCGAGGATGATGAGGCAGAAGTTAGTGGCGATGATGATATTAGTGATGATGAGAATGAAGATCAGAGTGATGAAAATGGAGAGGATGAAGAGGCTGATGATGAAAATGAAGAGGAACAGGAAGACGAGGCTGAAAAAGAAGACGAAGAGGGAGATGAATTAAACAAATCGAAGAAGTTTAGCAGAATAATTCAGTTGGAGGATGATTCTGACgaggaaaacgatgatgcCAGTTCTTCCAAGAAGCCTTTCGAAAGGACGAATACAGATGTAGATATTTTTGCTGATGAAGAGGAGGTTAACTCCACGCAGGCCAGTCAAACCTGCAAGACCCCATCAGCGATGAAAAAACCACTGTCTTTGGGCTCTCCTTTATCGGAGTTCAGTCAGTTGACTTCGCAGTCTGCTTCAGCATCGAAAAATCTCTTCTCAAACACTCAGACATCAGATTTTTCCCCTCTCATCACCCTGACTAGCCCAAAGCCATTGTCTCTGACTGGTGAATTGGAGTCTGTGAAGAATAAACTATTCGAACAGGATACGAGTCCAGTTAACGATGCGGATCTGTTCGACTTGTGCTCTGGGAGATTCCCAGACGACGACGTCAATACTCAGAGCAGTACGAAACCCAATTTGAAGGGACTGATGGACCCCGTGTCATCAGAAAAGGTGACGGACAGTCAGTTGATAGGACTGTGTTCTGGGACTTTTGCAACTCAGCCTGAAGTCCCAGATAACGATCGACAAGACCCTGACGACGATTTGAGACTGACGTTTGATGATGAACCGgtaaaaattcccgaacctaATGCATTAGATGAAGAGGTCCCTAGGAATCCCCTAGACATCGCCTCGTCCTCAGAAGATGAGGAGAACACGGCCCCCCACGACAGGAAGAACATGaatgatgggaaaaaaaagaaagttaATAAACTGGTGCTGTCTGACGACGAAGATGAGTTTGACAAGGAGAAATATTCCTCTGATGAATCTGAACTTGAAGGCGAGCCCGAAGACGAGAAATTCGTGGATTATGATTCGGAGGAGAATGAAGTGATGATTGTTCCGAAGAAGGACATCAAGAAAGTCGCTGCTAATTATCTAGAGGCAGAAGCTGAATTGAGTGAGAGTGAGTGGGGTTCTGAGGACGAGGACGAGAGGGATCTGGACACGTATGAAGCGGAAGAGGCTGATACTGAGGAAATCGACGAGACCCTGGTGAGGAACCAGATTGGGAAGATCCATGCTAGGCAGGTGATGGACGAGGACAAAAGGGACGTGAGGATGCTGAAGGAGATGTTATTCGACGATGGAGATCTACATGAGGATGGCCAGGGGCGTGAGAGGAAGTTCAGGTGGAAGAATATAGATAAGATTGGATTGGAGGACGCACCGACGAATGAAGAGGATGCGGGAGAGGAGGAGATTCACGAGGGGGATAATGAGCTGGAGTGGAGGAAGCTGAGGTTGGAGAGGCAGAAATTCCTGGAGGAGAAAAGCAGGGAGGAGGGTGACAGCGAACTGGGAGGGGGACAGCTTTTTTCACTTGGTCTGAGGGCCTTGAAGAGGAATCACACTAGTGTCCTGGAGGCAGCGAGCAGGACAGAGATCGTGAGGAAGACGATTGTTCCGAGATCTGCTTCAGAGTTGATGCAGTGTAGTTTAAAGGCCTCGAGAATTGTGAATACCGCGGCGAAGAGGGGATCCTTCCTGTCGAGGGGTGATGAGGTACTCGCAAGACTTGCTGTAATGACCAAACAAGCTGATGTCGTTGGGCTGGCACCCAAGAAAGGGgcaaattttgtttttagtcATTTGAGCCCATCGGTGAATGGGGAGACTGAAGAAGGGGATGGTGACGATGACGAGGGGAGGGAGAAGGGGAAACTGGCGAGGAAGAGGAAGCTTCCGGCGGGAATTACTCCGAAGGCGACGAAGAAGTCAAAAGTTGAAATGGAACGTTCATCtgggaagaaattattttaa